A single region of the Streptomyces vilmorinianum genome encodes:
- a CDS encoding TetR/AcrR family transcriptional regulator, which yields MVTSRSAAAARPQGASLRRRGPVLERAILEAALEQLSTVGWNGLTMEGVAAGAQTGKAAVYRRWPSKEDLVADALQAGLPTLDEAPDHGSVREDLYQLCRRVRASMYSKPGFALRSVIHECDSETAERFHGLIVSGVIEPSTRLFREVVQRGIRRGDVRPDATDDLIFDVIPAMMMYRSKMCASEWTDTEIAAMVDQIMVPLLRSRDS from the coding sequence ATGGTTACTTCGCGCTCCGCGGCCGCCGCTCGGCCGCAGGGGGCATCGCTGCGACGCCGCGGCCCGGTACTGGAACGAGCCATTCTGGAGGCTGCGCTCGAGCAGCTGAGCACCGTCGGCTGGAACGGCCTGACGATGGAGGGTGTCGCAGCCGGTGCGCAGACCGGCAAAGCCGCGGTGTACCGGCGCTGGCCGTCGAAGGAAGATCTGGTCGCGGACGCCCTCCAGGCCGGACTGCCGACGCTCGACGAGGCGCCCGATCACGGGAGCGTCCGCGAGGATCTCTACCAGCTGTGCCGCCGGGTCCGCGCGTCGATGTACTCGAAGCCCGGCTTCGCCCTGCGGTCGGTGATTCACGAATGCGACAGCGAGACGGCGGAACGGTTCCACGGGCTGATCGTGAGCGGGGTGATCGAACCCTCCACGCGACTCTTCCGTGAAGTGGTGCAGCGGGGGATCCGGCGCGGTGACGTGCGGCCCGACGCCACGGACGACCTGATCTTCGACGTCATCCCGGCGATGATGATGTACCGCTCGAAGATGTGCGCCAGTGAATGGACGGACACCGAGATCGCCGCCATGGTCGATCAGATCATGGTGCCGCTGCTCCGCTCCCGGGACTCCTGA
- a CDS encoding MFS transporter: MTTSPVDTQAAPGSTRPGRPGIALTVIAACQLMVVLDATIVNIALPHIQDALSFSTTDLSWVLSAYTLTFGGLLLLGGRAGDILGRRRVFLTGILLFTFASLLGGFAQEPWHLLAARALQGVGGAIASPTSLALITTTFPEGPERNRAFGVFAAVSAGGGAIGLLAGGMLTEWLDWRWVLFVNVPIGLLIAFLTPRYINESERHPGRFDIAGALTSTLGMASLVYGFIRASEEGWRDPLTIGSFIAAVILLAAFAIVESRAREPITPLRMFADRNRSGTYVIMLSLAAAMFGMFFFIVLFVQNVLGYSPIQSGLAFLPVTVAIVTGAGLSQRLLPVLGPKPFMVTGSAITGVGLFWQTFITPESSYVGGVLGPMVMFGFGMGLNFVTLTLTAVSGVAQHEAGAASGLLNATQQVGGSLGLSILVTVFGTASRSEGEKQAASFLATATPEQKTEFATTKELPAPWGHEVLTAGISTAFTAAVGMVLLALITAVAVIRVRKSDLEALSGKAEAGGPVA; encoded by the coding sequence GTGACAACATCTCCAGTGGACACACAGGCCGCGCCGGGGTCGACCCGGCCAGGGCGACCCGGAATCGCCCTCACCGTGATCGCGGCCTGTCAGCTGATGGTCGTCCTCGACGCCACCATCGTGAACATCGCCCTGCCGCACATCCAGGACGCGCTCTCCTTCTCCACCACCGATCTGTCGTGGGTGCTCAGCGCCTACACGCTCACCTTCGGCGGCCTTCTCCTGCTCGGCGGCAGGGCCGGTGACATCCTGGGACGCCGCCGCGTCTTCCTGACCGGAATCCTGCTCTTCACTTTCGCCTCGCTGCTCGGCGGCTTCGCCCAGGAACCCTGGCACCTCCTCGCCGCTCGCGCGCTGCAGGGCGTCGGCGGCGCGATCGCCTCGCCGACCTCCCTCGCGCTGATCACCACGACCTTCCCCGAAGGCCCGGAGCGGAACAGGGCGTTCGGCGTCTTCGCCGCGGTCTCCGCCGGCGGCGGCGCGATAGGTCTGCTGGCCGGCGGCATGCTCACCGAGTGGCTCGACTGGCGCTGGGTGCTGTTCGTCAACGTACCGATCGGCCTCCTGATCGCCTTCCTGACACCGCGGTACATCAACGAGTCGGAGCGCCACCCGGGCCGGTTCGACATCGCGGGCGCCCTGACCTCGACCCTCGGCATGGCGTCGCTGGTGTACGGCTTCATCCGGGCGTCCGAGGAGGGCTGGCGGGACCCGCTGACGATCGGCTCCTTCATCGCGGCGGTGATCCTGCTCGCGGCCTTCGCGATCGTCGAGTCGCGGGCGCGGGAGCCCATCACCCCGCTGCGGATGTTCGCCGACCGCAACCGCTCGGGCACGTACGTCATCATGCTCAGCCTGGCCGCGGCGATGTTCGGGATGTTCTTCTTCATCGTCCTGTTCGTGCAGAACGTCCTGGGCTACAGCCCGATCCAGTCCGGACTCGCCTTCCTCCCGGTGACAGTCGCCATCGTGACGGGGGCGGGGCTCTCGCAGCGGCTGCTGCCGGTCCTCGGCCCGAAGCCCTTCATGGTGACCGGTTCCGCGATCACCGGTGTCGGGCTGTTCTGGCAGACGTTCATCACGCCGGAGAGTTCGTACGTCGGCGGTGTCCTCGGCCCGATGGTGATGTTCGGCTTCGGCATGGGCCTGAACTTCGTGACACTCACGCTGACCGCCGTGTCCGGTGTGGCGCAACACGAGGCGGGCGCGGCGTCCGGTCTGCTCAACGCGACACAGCAGGTGGGCGGTTCGCTGGGTCTCTCCATCCTGGTCACGGTCTTCGGCACGGCCAGCCGCAGCGAGGGAGAGAAGCAGGCGGCGTCCTTCCTCGCGACGGCGACACCGGAGCAGAAGACGGAGTTCGCGACCACGAAGGAGCTGCCGGCGCCGTGGGGTCACGAGGTGCTGACCGCCGGTATCTCGACCGCGTTCACGGCGGCCGTCGGCATGGTGCTGCTCGCGCTGATCACGGCGGTGGCGGTGATCCGGGTCCGCAAGAGCGATCTGGAGGCGCTCAGCGGCAAGGCCGAGGCCGGGGGCCCGGTGGCCTAG
- a CDS encoding DUF4153 domain-containing protein, whose translation MTAPTLWAILATALLSALLFGGGLGLNLVIVAVPAILAAAFAARAADRRIRPWTLVWAVGGLALLAVPALRDAGWPTFLAIVSALVLTALALHGGRGWPSVLFAPVGLIDSVGSGTTWAWRGLRERADGSRGRWGPVVRTVGVAVALLVVFGALFAGADAAFADLLGSLMPDVSLEQAPWRLSLFLLGLFGAISVARTAAAPLRWDRMVIRPGRARARLEWALPLIVLNLLFAAFNAVQLAVLFGGYDKVLSETGLTYAEYARQGFWQLLMATLLTLAVIGLALRWAPRADARDRTLVRAVLGILCVLTLVVVASALRRMDLYVDAYGLTRLRISVAAMEIWLGLVIVLIMAAGIFGARLLPRALAVSAAASMLAFGLASPDAIVAERNLERFNRLGKIDVPYLAGLSADAVPALDRLPEPQRTCALRDIEARLGDEDDTPWYATSWSQARARALLAERGVDRFSVDCGEPSREEEYDPYAKGAPHSAPHSAPYDAPYDAP comes from the coding sequence GTGACCGCCCCGACCCTCTGGGCCATCCTGGCCACCGCGCTCCTCAGCGCGCTCCTGTTCGGAGGCGGGCTCGGGCTCAATCTGGTGATCGTGGCCGTTCCCGCGATCCTCGCCGCAGCGTTCGCCGCGCGGGCGGCCGACCGTCGGATCCGCCCGTGGACGCTGGTCTGGGCGGTCGGCGGCCTCGCCCTCCTCGCCGTGCCCGCCCTGCGGGACGCCGGATGGCCGACCTTCCTCGCGATCGTCTCCGCCCTGGTGCTGACCGCCTTGGCTCTGCACGGCGGCCGGGGCTGGCCGAGCGTCCTGTTCGCGCCCGTCGGCCTGATCGACTCCGTCGGCTCCGGCACCACCTGGGCGTGGCGAGGCCTGCGCGAGCGGGCCGACGGGTCGCGCGGGCGCTGGGGGCCCGTCGTGCGTACGGTCGGCGTGGCCGTCGCCCTGCTCGTCGTCTTCGGCGCGCTGTTCGCCGGAGCCGACGCGGCCTTCGCCGATCTGCTCGGCTCGCTCATGCCCGACGTATCGCTGGAACAGGCGCCCTGGCGGCTCTCCCTCTTCCTGCTCGGACTGTTCGGCGCGATCTCCGTCGCCCGTACCGCCGCCGCGCCGCTGCGCTGGGACCGTATGGTGATCCGCCCCGGCCGGGCGCGCGCACGGCTGGAGTGGGCCCTTCCGCTCATCGTCCTGAACCTGCTCTTCGCGGCCTTCAACGCCGTCCAACTCGCCGTTCTCTTCGGCGGATACGACAAGGTCCTCAGCGAGACCGGCCTGACCTACGCCGAGTACGCGCGCCAGGGTTTCTGGCAGCTCCTCATGGCCACCCTGCTCACCCTCGCGGTGATCGGGCTCGCCCTGCGCTGGGCGCCGCGCGCCGACGCCCGCGACCGGACGCTCGTCCGCGCCGTGCTCGGCATCCTGTGCGTCCTCACGCTTGTCGTGGTCGCCTCCGCGCTGCGCAGGATGGATCTGTACGTGGACGCGTACGGGCTCACCCGGCTGCGGATCTCGGTGGCCGCGATGGAGATATGGCTGGGCCTGGTCATCGTGCTGATCATGGCCGCGGGGATCTTCGGTGCGCGCCTGCTGCCGCGGGCACTGGCTGTGAGCGCCGCCGCGAGCATGCTGGCCTTCGGCCTGGCCTCGCCCGACGCGATCGTCGCCGAGCGCAACCTGGAGCGGTTCAACCGCCTCGGAAAGATCGACGTCCCCTATCTCGCGGGGCTCTCGGCCGACGCGGTGCCCGCGCTCGACCGGCTTCCCGAGCCGCAGCGCACCTGCGCCCTGCGGGACATCGAGGCGCGGCTGGGCGACGAGGACGACACGCCGTGGTACGCCACGAGCTGGTCGCAGGCGCGGGCTCGCGCGCTCCTGGCGGAGCGTGGCGTCGACCGGTTCTCCGTGGACTGCGGTGAGCCGAGCAGGGAAGAGGAGTACGACCCGTACGCGAAGGGGGCACCGCACAGCGCACCGCACAGCGCCCCGTACGACGCCCCGTACGACGCCCCCTGA